One genomic region from Ornithinicoccus hortensis encodes:
- a CDS encoding TraR/DksA family transcriptional regulator, with protein sequence MGTQEIREQLEAKEADLLAQMEQLTRPQQDQGSISFGKRVGEGTSMAVDRLSAVTAHDTLAGNLDQVRRALAKLADGSYGRCDVCDEEIGEARLEARPWASRCLRHS encoded by the coding sequence ATGGGCACCCAGGAGATCCGCGAGCAGCTCGAGGCCAAGGAGGCCGACCTGCTCGCGCAGATGGAGCAGCTGACCCGGCCGCAGCAGGACCAGGGCAGCATCAGCTTCGGCAAACGGGTCGGCGAGGGGACCTCGATGGCCGTCGACCGGCTCAGCGCGGTCACCGCCCACGACACGCTCGCGGGCAACCTGGACCAGGTGCGCAGGGCGCTGGCCAAGCTGGCCGACGGCAGCTACGGGCGGTGCGACGTCTGCGACGAGGAGATCGGGGAGGCCCGGCTGGAGGCCCGCCCCTGGGCGAGCCGCTGCCTGCGGCACTCCTGA
- a CDS encoding TIGR03086 family metal-binding protein: MTLPTDPAELHLQVAGTFTDRVHGVRDWDVPTPVAGWTARDVVGHLVGWLPGFLAGGSAHSLTPGPSVQDDPVAAWQVQADGVQALLEDAATAASPFVHPHVPEQPLGQTLSAFYTADVFMHTWDLARATGQDEALDPDFAGQLLGGMQEMEELLRGSGQYGPAVLVPPDADVQTRLIGFIGRDPAWRR, encoded by the coding sequence GTGACCCTCCCGACCGACCCGGCCGAGCTGCACCTCCAGGTCGCCGGCACGTTCACCGACCGCGTCCACGGCGTCCGGGACTGGGACGTCCCGACCCCGGTGGCGGGATGGACCGCCCGCGACGTGGTCGGCCACCTGGTGGGCTGGCTGCCCGGCTTCCTGGCCGGCGGCAGCGCGCACTCCCTCACCCCCGGCCCGTCCGTGCAGGACGATCCGGTCGCCGCCTGGCAGGTACAGGCCGACGGCGTGCAGGCCCTGCTGGAGGACGCAGCGACCGCGGCCTCGCCGTTCGTGCACCCGCACGTCCCGGAGCAGCCGCTGGGCCAGACGCTGAGCGCCTTCTACACCGCCGACGTATTCATGCACACCTGGGACCTGGCCCGCGCCACGGGCCAGGACGAGGCGCTGGACCCCGACTTCGCCGGGCAGTTGCTCGGCGGCATGCAGGAGATGGAGGAGTTGCTGCGGGGCAGTGGGCAGTACGGCCCCGCGGTGCTGGTGCCGCCGGACGCCGACGTGCAGACCCGACTGATCGGATTCATCGGCCGGGACCCGGCGTGGCGGCGCTAG
- a CDS encoding ArsR/SmtB family transcription factor — protein MDEDQLSRAFAALADPTRRDIVARLCRDDATVGDLAEPYDVSLQAVSKHVKVLEDAGLVTRSRDAQRRPVHLEAEVFDLMTRWIERYRAQAEARYRRLDSVLADLQDSHPSSTREGSAS, from the coding sequence ATGGACGAGGACCAGCTCTCCCGGGCGTTCGCGGCCCTGGCGGACCCGACGCGGCGGGACATCGTCGCCCGGCTCTGCCGGGACGACGCGACCGTCGGCGACCTCGCCGAGCCCTACGACGTCTCCCTGCAGGCGGTGTCCAAGCACGTGAAGGTGCTCGAGGACGCCGGCCTGGTGACCAGGTCCCGGGACGCCCAGCGGCGCCCCGTCCACCTGGAGGCCGAGGTGTTCGACCTGATGACCCGGTGGATCGAGCGCTACCGGGCGCAGGCCGAGGCCCGCTACCGCCGGCTGGACTCGGTCCTGGCCGACCTGCAGGACTCCCACCCATCCAGCACGAGAGAAGGCAGCGCATCATGA
- a CDS encoding ABC-F family ATP-binding cassette domain-containing protein has translation MGHLEINGVGFVLPDGRPLLDGVSLRVGEGARVALVGPNGTGKTTLLRIVSGDLAPHEGSFGRSGGLGVMRQFIGTMGRDEEATEQPTVRDLLVSVAPPDLRAVAQRLDAAELAVMEVDDEPAQLAYAQALSDWADVGGYDYETLWDVCTVSALGVPFEKAQWRSTATLSGGEQKRLALEALLRGPDEVLLLDEPDNYLDVPAKRWLEEQLRASGKTVLLVSHDRELLARVATRVATLEPGAAGSSLWVHPAGFATWHEARQERNSRLEELRRRWDEDHARLRAQMLMYKQKAAYNSDMAARYQAAATRLRKFEEAGPPEVVAREQNVRMRLQGGRTAKRAVIAEGLELTGLMEPFDLEVWFGERVAVLGSNGSGKSHFLRLLAAGGSDPEPEHRPVGDVVPAPVAHRGVARLGSRVRPGWFAQTHDHPALVGRTLLDILHRGDEHRRGRPRDEAARVLDRYELARAGEQTFDSLSGGQQARFQILLLELSGATLLLLDEPTDNLDLHSAEALEEGLAAFEGTVLAVTHDRWFARGFDRFLVFGADGVVRECPEPVWDEARVARAR, from the coding sequence GTGGGACACCTGGAGATCAACGGTGTCGGCTTCGTGCTGCCCGACGGGCGGCCGTTGCTCGACGGGGTGTCGCTGCGGGTCGGCGAGGGTGCCCGCGTGGCGCTGGTCGGGCCGAACGGGACCGGCAAGACCACGTTGCTGCGGATCGTCTCCGGCGACCTGGCCCCGCACGAGGGCTCCTTCGGTCGCAGCGGGGGACTCGGGGTGATGCGCCAGTTCATCGGGACCATGGGGCGCGACGAGGAGGCCACCGAGCAGCCCACCGTCCGCGACCTGCTGGTCTCGGTCGCGCCGCCGGACCTGCGGGCGGTGGCGCAGCGGTTGGACGCTGCCGAGCTGGCGGTCATGGAGGTCGACGACGAGCCGGCCCAGCTGGCCTACGCGCAGGCCCTGTCGGACTGGGCGGACGTGGGCGGTTACGACTACGAGACCCTCTGGGACGTGTGCACCGTCTCGGCGCTGGGGGTGCCCTTCGAGAAGGCCCAGTGGCGCAGCACGGCGACCCTGTCCGGCGGCGAGCAGAAGCGGTTGGCCCTCGAGGCGCTGCTGCGCGGCCCGGACGAGGTGCTGCTGCTGGACGAGCCGGACAACTACCTGGACGTCCCGGCCAAGCGCTGGCTCGAGGAGCAGTTGCGGGCCTCGGGCAAGACGGTGCTGCTGGTCAGCCACGACCGGGAGCTGCTCGCCCGGGTCGCCACCCGGGTGGCGACGCTGGAGCCGGGGGCCGCCGGCAGCAGCCTGTGGGTCCACCCGGCGGGGTTCGCGACCTGGCACGAGGCCCGGCAGGAGCGCAACTCCCGGCTGGAGGAGCTGCGGCGCCGGTGGGACGAGGACCATGCGCGGCTGCGCGCCCAGATGCTGATGTACAAGCAGAAGGCGGCCTACAACTCCGACATGGCCGCCCGCTACCAGGCCGCCGCGACCCGGCTGCGCAAGTTCGAGGAGGCGGGCCCGCCGGAGGTGGTCGCGCGCGAGCAGAACGTGCGGATGCGGCTGCAGGGGGGTCGCACCGCCAAGCGGGCGGTGATCGCCGAGGGGTTGGAGCTCACCGGGCTGATGGAGCCGTTCGACCTCGAGGTGTGGTTCGGCGAGCGGGTGGCCGTCCTCGGCAGCAACGGGTCCGGCAAGTCGCACTTCCTGCGGTTGCTCGCAGCGGGCGGCAGCGACCCCGAGCCCGAGCACCGGCCGGTGGGTGACGTGGTGCCGGCCCCCGTGGCGCACCGCGGGGTCGCCCGGCTCGGGTCCAGGGTGCGTCCCGGCTGGTTCGCCCAGACCCACGACCACCCGGCGTTGGTCGGGCGCACGCTGCTCGACATCCTGCACCGGGGCGACGAGCACCGCCGGGGCCGCCCCCGGGACGAGGCGGCCCGCGTGCTCGACCGGTACGAGCTGGCCCGGGCGGGGGAGCAGACCTTCGACTCGCTCTCCGGCGGGCAACAGGCCAGGTTCCAGATCCTGCTCCTGGAGCTGTCCGGCGCGACCCTGTTGTTGCTCGACGAACCGACCGACAACCTGGACCTCCACTCGGCCGAGGCGCTGGAGGAGGGGCTGGCGGCCTTCGAGGGGACGGTCCTCGCCGTCACCCACGACCGCTGGTTCGCCCGCGGGTTCGACCGGTTCCTGGTGTTCGGCGCCGACGGGGTGGTGCGCGAGTGCCCGGAACCGGTCTGGGACGAGGCACGGGTCGCCCGGGCCCGCTGA
- a CDS encoding SRPBCC domain-containing protein, producing MTTTDRTPRYAEAAIEADPDVPMIHIVRDFRATPEQVLRAHTDPDLFARWVGPDSTTTTIDHWDCRTLGSYRYLSHLGDEEYAFRGTFPEVGEHRIVQTFTYEGMPEAIALETLTFEDLGDGWTRLRSQSLCDSFEGRDGMLSSGMDVGVREGYAKLDRMLAGEAGAR from the coding sequence ATGACCACCACCGACCGCACCCCCCGGTATGCCGAGGCCGCCATCGAGGCGGACCCGGACGTCCCGATGATCCACATCGTCCGCGACTTCCGGGCCACCCCGGAGCAGGTGCTGCGGGCACACACCGACCCGGACCTGTTCGCCCGGTGGGTCGGCCCGGACTCGACCACGACGACGATCGACCACTGGGACTGCCGCACCCTCGGGTCCTACCGCTACCTGAGCCACCTCGGGGACGAGGAGTACGCCTTCCGGGGGACGTTCCCCGAGGTGGGCGAGCACCGGATCGTGCAGACCTTCACCTACGAGGGGATGCCCGAGGCGATCGCCCTGGAGACACTGACCTTCGAGGACCTGGGCGACGGGTGGACCCGGCTGCGCAGCCAGTCGCTGTGCGACTCCTTCGAGGGCAGGGACGGCATGCTGTCCTCCGGGATGGACGTGGGGGTCCGGGAGGGCTACGCCAAGCTGGACCGGATGCTCGCCGGCGAGGCGGGTGCCCGGTGA